In the genome of Primulina eburnea isolate SZY01 chromosome 13, ASM2296580v1, whole genome shotgun sequence, the window AAAATCACGAAATTGGCATCGGTAACCAAACGTCGGATTTCAAGAGAAACAAGGAGAGTACGACAGCAGGTCGGGATTCGTTGTGTAAGAGAATTGGTCgacaaaatataaaaattaaattaaagatTTTGAATTCGTAAATAAAAAGTGGGGAAAAAAGACAAAGAAGAGAAAAGGAACCCTACCTTCAGACCTCAACACAGAGCACgcggagagagagagagagagagagagacttTCGAGTTGCGATGCGTTTGTGATGGCTTGTATTTATAGGAGAGAGTTGCCTTTTAAGTCCTTCTGTCTATGAAAATCCTGACCGCATATCTTTGCGCTGTCAATTCTAACGGCTGAACGTCGCCGAAAATATTATTATCCAGATCCAACGGCTGCCGACTTTGTAAGAGTTTCAATAAAATATCTAACATCGTATGCTATTTTCATTATTCTTCAGATAAATTCAAATTAAAACGattattttgataatttatgattttgttcACTAAATTTTTAGGCTAAAAGTTATATGATTATTTGAATCTTAGATAAGATTGGAATAATTTTTGTTCACAAAAATTCATGAGAAACGATCTTACAGATCAATTTTCTAAgatgaatattttatttaggttattcattaaaaaatattatttttatgttaaaattattattttttattgtaaatatagttGGGTGGACTTATCTCATGAATAATGATttatgagactgtctcacattaGACTTACTCATCTTTGTTTGAGTTTTAAACTTAGATAAACTTGAGATAATCTTGGTGAATTAGTGTGAATAGAGTTTTGTTTaaccaaaattttaaataaaaaaagaaaagaaattcatatgagatggtctcacatgtcAATTTTGTTATATTGATCTTCAACTCGACCAGTTTTATAAAAAAACTActtttatgtcaaaatattattttttattacaatATGTCTCATGAATATAGAATCGTGAAAGTGTCTCACAATAAACCTATTATAAAAACATAATTTGTGAGGCGAGTCAACCTTTAGTGATACCACCGGTTATATTCGAGTCGTCTTAGGTCTGAAAACTGTATATATTCGGGTCATCTTAAGTCTGGGTCATGTTTAGTCGTGGATGCTTAGAGGAAGCCAAGCTCGGGTAGTCTAGCTAGTATACGGTGGTCCACATCCCAGTTATGGATCTGGGCATCCGGGTACAGAAGTCATCTTCGAGATCCCAAGTATGGAACACCACGACTTAATCATCATTAGACTAATAATTAGGGATGACAACAGGTCGAGTTTGGCCAAACTCATGACCCGGCCCATTAATAAATTAGGACCCGATCCCGCCCACCATTTTTTAGAGCCGCTTCGCCTAAAATTTCTACGTAGACCCGTAAACCCGCTatacatttaattaaaaaaaatttaaataattgtatataatatataaatatatatacaatatgtgatatatgtatataaattcAGGGTACATTTATGTATGTAAAGTATgcatatataaatatgtatggCGGGTTCACCCAAACATGATACTCGCTCGAGATCAGTCATTTGACCCATTGACTAATACACATTTGATGAATCTTGATGTATGGTCACATTGCCtctataaatataatatcaagacCATCAACAAACAAGTGTATGAAAAACAGAGAGAGAAAGATAGGACACACTCAATTCATAttagcttacaagaagcaaccAGCCCATATTTGAAGGAACACTTCATCGTGTTATCAGtttagattagaagcacaattccctcagtgtgtgagaacgcTTTCGTTTTGTATTCATATATCAGTTATCGTACACGCACATACCATCATTCACATAAACACATAGAATAAAGCGTATTGGAAAGTTGAacgagtcttgcacaaagacattaaacttgTGTACGTAGTCTTTGaaacatagacgttaaacaagtgttggctgaaaAGGTGATGCCTTCaatctagactaggagttcagatTAGGCAGTAGCGTAAATCCTAAGCTTagtgagtttgtacaagatgttgtataaatcaaaatcttctaGTGAAACTTATCCGATGTGGTAaaaggggtgacgtagaagCAGTTGAAGTCTTTGAACATCCGTAAACATATATTGTTTAtttaactgtttaactattatttttaaactgatttgatcagttcgagctGATATAAGTTCAGTTCTCactataactgaactgatataagcAAGAACTGACCCCTCTTATTTCAGTTAATCAGTTTACACAAGCTAAAAGCTTTAACTGATCAACTTTCTTACGAAGGATACTTCAAGTAATTTTCCCTTCGTTTTAAACCAAATTTGATTTAATTCACCAGTAAATATTATGTTTGAAGCACGCTCGTAGGTTCCCAgaactaatcataaacatacgCCCTTTCGGGGACTTAGAGTCTTCGCTGAGATTTACCCCCATCATTTCAAGCTCATGCAAAGTAGATCTAATAACAAATGTAACTGATCAGCCCAATTGTGGTATTGTCTGATTTGGCTCGTAGCCTCACGGTTTTAAAACGCGTTACAAGTATTCGTCACACACATTTAAATGCTCGGCATCTTTCTCGTGTTTGGCGAAGTGAGATTTCGCCTAAGAGACTCTTAGCCCTTTTTCACGACTCAGCGTCCCCGCTAAGGTTCGCCCCATCATCCCAAACTCACGCGGAGTTGCTATGATACCAAATATAACGGTCCATCACACTTGTGATATTATCCATTTTAGCTCGTGGCCTCACGACTTTAAAACTCGTCGCAAGGAGTTGTCATACATTCATTTTAATGTCAAACATTTCTCCCGTAGTTTGACGACGTGAGATTTCGCCTAAGGACCCTTTCAATCCTCTTCGAGACTAATAGTACTCGTTGAGGTTTGCTCAATCATTCCAAGCCCATCCAAAGTCGTTCTTATATCAAATATAACGGTCTAACTCCCTTATAATATTATTTGCTTTAATTTGGGAACCCACGGCTTTAAAACGTTTTACAAGAGGTCGACACACTCATTTAAATGTGTGCTCGATATGTCATCATCCTGTAGTGAATTAATAAGCACTAGAGAATCGGATTCAAggattatttgtaaaaaatGTCTCTTTTATCCAACTAAATGCCCTCCCTAATTCCGAACGCTTCAGCTATCAAATATTTGCCCCCGCTTAATAAGATGTCTAGCTCCGTTCTGCCTGCCTGTTGAAGATTTGCATGGGCATCGGAAACGGAACCAATAATATTCCTTCCTCGGTATTTTGAATTCGAAATCAAATTAATAATAAGATCCACAAACCATTGTTTTCTATGCATAATTATGTATTCAGTTTTCTTTAATGTAAAAAGGGTTTACTCTAAAATCAAGTTTTTTTTACATGAATCAATCAAAGATATATGACCAGaatgatttcaaaatcaaaatgtgaGGATGTCCAAGGCCATTATTTATTCATTATCAATTAGCACACAACATTAACTCGAATGTTCATGGAAGAACAAATACAAACACGATGCTACATAAAGTAGGAAATCCAGCAAATTAAAAAAGTAATTTAAAGCTTGGAGGATCCCGTGGGATGATGGACGACAATGTGATTATAAGCATCAAGAGTCAGAAAATCATCCAGAGTGGAAGAAATGCATTGCCTCGTGAAAATCTTGCTAGCTTCAACATACATTCCCTTCTTGAACTTCTCCTTCCCAACTTCCCTCTCGATCCTCCCCATCTCCTCCTCCACCACTCTCCCGAATAGGTCCCGGCTCACCCTCACGCCCAGCCCGTCCCCATCCAACTCCGCTCCGTATTTCAGCCACTGCCAGTTCTGAACTCGGCTTATCTCAGCCGTGGCGGCGTCTTCCATGAGATTGTAGAGTGGGACGGATCCCGTGCCCGTGAGCCAAGCGGCCATATATTGGATCCCCACTCGGGTGTTGAGTCGGAGGCCTTCCAGGGTCCTGACGCCCCTTGGGATTTGTAGGAGGTCGTCCTCGGTGATGTGGGCCGCGTCTTCGCGTTTCATGGAATGGATTTGGTTGGCTTTGTTGTGCATGTTGTCGGTGAAGACTTCCATGATGGCTGGGATCAGGCCCGGGTGAGCTGCCCAGGTTCCATCATGCCCTGCTTTCACTTCTCTTAGCTTGTCCTTTCTGACTAAATCAAGTGCAGCCTCGTTCGCCTTTGGGTCATCTCGGATTGGGATCTGAGCTGCCTGATATCATGTGCACGactttcaataaatcaaatgaCAATATAAACGAATCAATAATCCTGATATATGATCGGGGATGACACATACCATGCCTCCCATTGCGTGGACTCCCCGCCGGTGACATGTTCGGATTAGTAAATCCGAGTAACTTCTCATGAAGTGTTGCGTCATGCCGACTTGAACTCGGTCAGGCAGCAGGCGATCAGGGTGAGCCTGAAATGTCTTGATGTAGCTGAAGATGTAATCCCATCTGCCGCAGTTCAAGCCTGCCGAATGTTCTCTCAGCTCGTACAGAATCTCGTCCATTTGAAACACTGCCGGGAGTGTTTCGACCAGAACAGTCGCTCTTATGCTGCCCTTCTCGATTCCAGCCATTTTTTCAGCTCTCTCGAATACACTGTTCCATATTTTCGCTTCCCTGATTCAACAACAAAACGCAATAGTAAGCCTTTCTTATGTCAATGTTCTCTAGAAGGATAACATTGAAAAAGAGAACGAAGGAGTAATTATATATTAACCTGGAGTGTTCCATTTTGGGGAGATAGAAGAAGGGTCCAAATCCTTCGCCTTGATTTTTACGAAACGCAGACCAGTTGTGGTAGAAATAAAGGCCAAAATCAAGGAGACAACCAGTGACAGGCTCCCCATCGATAAAGACGTGAGACTCGGGGAGATGCCAGCCTCGAGGTCGAACGAAAAGCTTGGCTATGTTTCGATCATTGAGCTTGTAAACTCTGTTTCTGGCTTCGTCGTTGAACCTTATGGTTCCATTCACGGCATCCTTCAAGTTTACGTGACCACGCACAAGGTTTTCCCAGCTTGGAGAAAGAGCATCTTCAAAATCAGCCTACACATAAacaaattcacaaaaaaaaaaagagaaagaaaagaTTCAATGGTCGAACATATAGATAATCTTCGATGTGCATTTACTCAACTCACCATAAAAACCTTAGCTCCAGAATTCAGTGCATTGATGATCATCTTCCTCTCGACGGGCCCCGTGATCTCCACCCTCCGATCATCCACCGCCGGAGGCGGCGGTGCGCAAATCCACTCCGCTTCCCTCACGTACTTGGTGGCCGGATCAAAACCCGGCAACGCCCCATTATTATACCTCATCTTCGCGTCCTTTCTACACTCCATCGCATACTTAATATGCCCCCTGAACTCTCTCTGCAAACCAGCCACAAATTGCATGGCATCCTTCGTGAGAATTCTAGCAAACTCCGCATCGTATCTTCCCCTGATATCCACTCCTTCGGGCACATCGTAACCCACGAAAGGCTTCCTTCCTTTCGAAGGAGCTGATTCAATTTCGAAACCCACcattgttttttgttttaaaatcaaATCTCTAGAGTGAAATGCATGGTGGCAGAATGGGATATATTTAAAGGGTTACGGCCTACGGGGATAGATACGAAGGATTTCGTCGTCATGGCCCGAAAATGGACATGTTTTTTGGATCTATGCGCGTCGGATGATGCAAAAAGTTGATCTAGATCGAGGATAAATGCAAAATAAAGGAAAGAAAGAAGGTGGTATGGGATTTTGCTTTGAACTATGTGCCCTGCCTCGGGAGATGAGGTTTATTGAAGATATATCGGATTGTCAATTGAATTCATATACTGGGCCACTGgctcaaaattattatttctttaaatgagAAAATGCATGTTAAAAatggagtgggtctcatgttagaccgtctcacggatcataatatgtgagacagatcaatcctactcatattcattatttcattataaaaagtaatacttttaacataaaaaataataatttttcatgggtgactcaaataagagatcggtctcacaaatacgatctatAAGAccatttcacacaagttttcgcCTTAAAAATGTAGTATTTTTTGAATATTAGTAAATTGGGAAAGGCTGCCTATGAACTTTTCATCGTTTATGAGTTCtacatttttaatataataaatatcaagTCTAGCGAGAGCAACCGGACATTATGATTTGGACCCGATTTCGGTTCgacaaaaatttcaaatatgTTCGAGTTCAATTCGAATTTGAGTACAAATAATTGagtacaaataaaatattttagtcGGTTCGAAAAGTTTATAAATAAACTGAATTCGTTTACAACAGTGACTGGTGTGACCATGATCTGATTTTCTAGTTGTAGATTTTTGTCCTTGAAAGCTTGAATTTGATTTGAACTGAAAATATGTCAAGATTGCAAAACTGTACCATTTTGTAGAAATATAATAATCAAAACAACGGCTCCTACACTGATTCTTTACCAACTTGATCGTAAATCTTATccgaaaatatatttttcattgcTAAAGTTAATGTAAAAATAAGTGTTAATCACAAATATTTCGGTTACAAGaaacaaatttaattttaattacgaATATTTTATATATCATGTGGAATTGTTAAATCCTTGAACTCATTTATGATCACAATTATTTCTTACCCATCACCTTCTTTAGAATTTCAGAAGCttgtcaattatttatttatcaacaattatattttgatttgtttatttatattattgatattaatagtTCCAATGATAAAATCATATTACAATTAATACATAAGAAAACTACACAATTAATAAAGTTCGCCCCTACTTTCTTCATCGTGTCAACGGATAGAGATTTTGGTGGGCTTTTCCGGCCAGTTTTGTAGATGAAGACGGAGAATTGAACCGTCTCCACTATATGTATACAATTACTTGactcatttaaaataataatagtcAAATATTCTTTCAAATTCCGAAAACTAGATAAGAGACATTTTattgttttgaaattatttctGAATATGGTTTAAACAGT includes:
- the LOC140809549 gene encoding malate synthase, glyoxysomal-like; the encoded protein is MVGFEIESAPSKGRKPFVGYDVPEGVDIRGRYDAEFARILTKDAMQFVAGLQREFRGHIKYAMECRKDAKMRYNNGALPGFDPATKYVREAEWICAPPPPAVDDRRVEITGPVERKMIINALNSGAKVFMADFEDALSPSWENLVRGHVNLKDAVNGTIRFNDEARNRVYKLNDRNIAKLFVRPRGWHLPESHVFIDGEPVTGCLLDFGLYFYHNWSAFRKNQGEGFGPFFYLPKMEHSREAKIWNSVFERAEKMAGIEKGSIRATVLVETLPAVFQMDEILYELREHSAGLNCGRWDYIFSYIKTFQAHPDRLLPDRVQVGMTQHFMRSYSDLLIRTCHRRGVHAMGGMAAQIPIRDDPKANEAALDLVRKDKLREVKAGHDGTWAAHPGLIPAIMEVFTDNMHNKANQIHSMKREDAAHITEDDLLQIPRGVRTLEGLRLNTRVGIQYMAAWLTGTGSVPLYNLMEDAATAEISRVQNWQWLKYGAELDGDGLGVRVSRDLFGRVVEEEMGRIEREVGKEKFKKGMYVEASKIFTRQCISSTLDDFLTLDAYNHIVVHHPTGSSKL